Below is a window of Pirellulales bacterium DNA.
TATCCCTTTTCATCTCCGAGGCGTGCCGGCGCCTTGCGCAGGCAGGTCAGGCAAGGGGCGTTCGGCATCGTAGAAGCGACGGATTCCGCGCTCGAAAAGGCGATTCGGGACGAATCGCAGCGCGAGATCGCGGAGGCGCGCCTTGATGCGGCTAGAGGTCAGGAATGTGCCGTGCGCGCGGACAGCACTGTCGCGGTAGCGGCGGGCGATGGGGGTCATCAGCTCCTCGTAACGCGCCAGCGAAGTGGTAAAGTCGTCCGGATTGCGCGCGAGGCAACCGGCAAGAATGTGCGCGTCCTGGAGAGCCAGCGAACTGCCCATCCCCGAAAGCAACGTAGGGCAGTGGGCGGCGTCACCGATGACGGCGCAGCGGCCCTGGGTGATCCGCGGCATCTCGACTTGGTTTATGGCGTCGGAAAAAACAAAATCATTCGCGCCGATGTTGCCGAGGACGCGGACCACTTCCTCGGGAAAACCGGCACAGGTCGCGAGCAGATAGTCTCGCATCGCCAGCGGATCGTCGTGAGGCGGAGGTTCCGCGTTCGCACCAACATAAACTACGGCTGACACGGAGTCGGGAGCGACCGGCAACAGATTCACCATGCTTCCGATGCCCAAGTAGGAATGCGCCACCGCGCGCAGACCGTGGCGGAGCGTTTGCGAGATCGCGATGTAGTGACCGCCGAGCGGCCGTTCAAAACCCTCGCCGAAGACAAGGCCGCGGACGCGCGAGTGGACTCCGTCCGCACCGACGAGTAAATCGCCCCGCCCAGTGCGGCCGTCGCTCAACCTGACCTCGACGCCGTCGGCCGCGGTACGAACTTCCTCGATCTGAGTGCCGAAACGGATATCGGCACGCTCACGCACGAGTTCGTAGAGCGCGGCCTGCAGGTCGGCCCGACGGAACAGGATGTAACCGCCGAGCGTCTTGGCGAGCGCCGCAGTACGTTCTTTTCGCAGGAGTCGCTTTGCCGCAGTGTAGAAATAGACTTCTTCGATCGGCACAGCGCGCGCCTGGCAGGCGGCCAATATCCCCATCCGACGCGCCATCTCCACCCCGTTTCCTTTGAGCGAGATATAGTGGCCGAGCGCCTCGAAGCGCGGCGCGCGCTCGATGAGGACGGTCGAGGCGCCGATTCGGCCGAGCCAATGGGAGAGCGCTAGGCCTGCGATCCCGGCGCCGGAGACGATCACCTTCAGCGTCATATTGAAGAAGTGGTGAAGAAGGGTTAGACCTATTTATTAAACAGGTCTGCTCTCTTCCCGTGTCAATTCAATGACTCCCGAACCCATTTCCTCCCTTGGGATTCAGAGGCCCGAGGACGTGTAAAAAAGTGTCCGAACGACTCCCGACCCCTTTTTCACTCCGGTTGGCTGGAACAACGCCGATCTTACTTCTTCGACTTATCCTTGTCCGAGTTTTTATCGTGCCCGTCGGCCTGAGACGACGAACTCGCGCTGCCGACGGCTCCATTCGCTCCGCCTCCAACGCGGGTACCTTGCGCGGAGTTTTGTTGGGGGCCGGGGGTGCCGAATCGCTGTCCGCCCGGTCCGTTTGTCGTCAAGGGGGGAACGCTCTTTCCGCCTTGGTTGGCCTGAGGCCCGACGATAGCGACACCTTGCCAAGCCGGTGGACTGTTGGTCGATGCGCCTTGAGATTTTCGATCGGGATAAAGTTGGTTCGGATGCAGCCGATACCACTCCAACTCAGCCCAACGCTCCTTCAAAAGTTGCTGCTCTAATAGCTGATTCTGGTACTCCAGTTGCCTGTTTATCGCATCGAGGTCGGGATCACTTGCAGTTTGGTTTGGGCGGTCGATCGCTTCTTGCGCCTGAGCTTCTGCCTCGGCCGCCCTGGCCGCCGCTTCTCGGGCCTGCGCCTGCCGACGAGCGGCGTCAGCGGCGGCGTTTGCTTGGCCGGCCGCCAACTCGGCCTGCTTTCGCCGCAATTCCAGGTCGCGTTCTGAGGCGAGCCCGCGGAAGTATTGCAAGAAATCGGTCCTGGAGATCGAGTCTTTCTTCGATAAGTCGCGCTTGATGACTGGCTGTGGTGGAGGTTCGCCCCCCAGGATCCCATCAGCGGCTAACCGATCCAGAGCGTCAACGATTTTAGTTTGCGAAGCCCTAAACTTGCTTTGCGGCAGCCCTTTGTCGGTGCCCCCCGCTCGTTC
It encodes the following:
- a CDS encoding FAD-dependent monooxygenase translates to MTLKVIVSGAGIAGLALSHWLGRIGASTVLIERAPRFEALGHYISLKGNGVEMARRMGILAACQARAVPIEEVYFYTAAKRLLRKERTAALAKTLGGYILFRRADLQAALYELVRERADIRFGTQIEEVRTAADGVEVRLSDGRTGRGDLLVGADGVHSRVRGLVFGEGFERPLGGHYIAISQTLRHGLRAVAHSYLGIGSMVNLLPVAPDSVSAVVYVGANAEPPPHDDPLAMRDYLLATCAGFPEEVVRVLGNIGANDFVFSDAINQVEMPRITQGRCAVIGDAAHCPTLLSGMGSSLALQDAHILAGCLARNPDDFTTSLARYEELMTPIARRYRDSAVRAHGTFLTSSRIKARLRDLALRFVPNRLFERGIRRFYDAERPLPDLPAQGAGTPRR